CAGTATCTGCATCCCCAAGATATGGACAATCTGCCTTTACTCTGGTATAAAGACAaattgaattttatttattaaattgtaAATATGTAATGCAATTCAAGAAAAATGGCTTGGTCTTTGTCTGTTCAATATACTGTTTCTAAGCTCCAATCTTTTGTATGTCTCAGaaattgtttttatatgtattttttacAATAAATATGTGTGAGAGACGTTTTGTGAGTGtcgcttttgtgtttttaagtgtcaGTGATGCGTTTGTGATTGTTTGTGATGTTCAGCGAGACCTAAAACAGACCACACTGTCccaaagttttattttaatgagagAATTTAAATTACACTTTTTACTTGTTTAAAAGAACggcatcttattttatttagtaATTGACCATCACCACAAAGTGGCCGTACTGGAGCTTTTGATGGTATCACGTGATCTTCCTCAGCTCCCTGAACGAGGAAAATCTACCtctaatttcattttttaagcCAACATGAGCAACAAACAATTGAATTCTGAACATCTACTGTGTCATTACTGCTGAGTTTCTTGTCAACTGTTATAAAAATTAAGGATTTTATACCAAGCTGGTAAAAAACAGAAGACACAGTCGTATAATAAGCATCATTTATGTGAATACTCTAATTACGCTCAAGTCTGAACAGTCAGGGTTTGCGGTGGACCCTGTACGAGTGGCACAGGGACCCCTGGAAGTCCCCAGACCCCACTTTGATGACCTCTGACCTACTGTGAAGCAACAGTAGAGTTTCCCATTTCCGCACTGTGGGTCCTCACAGACTTcaagctgacaggaagtgaaacggTTGGTAGGGTAGAATAAATGACGTCCATCGGCAGACAGGCTTTTCACGTCCTCTCAGTGTGGTGTTGGACTATCGCTGCTGTCAGCGTCAGACTGTAATCCAGCAGAACAGGTGAGCAGAACGCTCGCTTTATTCTCCTTTAAAGAACTTATTCTCTGTgtaaagtaaaagaaaatatcctactgtttgctgcttttttctttgcttgtaGTGTTCAGTTATTTTCAACATGACAGCAAACTTTAAAGGGTCCTTTCACTCAAatcacagaaaatgtattttgccATTTAGCTCTACTCCTACTGTCTACTACTAGAAGTTAGGCTCAGTGATAGACACCTGAAAACACCTTCAGCAGATGGAGGATCAGATGGTTTTGTGTTAATTTATCTGAATTAAAAGGGAGGCAGGTCCAGGAAGTATAACCACATCAATGGATCTTCTAAACTTATTATATTCGTATTATTTTGAGCTAATTCatcagaagaggaagaaaaagaaatgtctcTACTCACTGCCACTgaacatgaatattaatgtttAATGCTCAAAAAACAATTACCAGTCCACCCTCATGTATTAAGTAGTTTTACTTTACTCTACTTAGCTGCATTAACAGGAGATTGTTTAAAGGTTTTGGAATTTAATGGCTACATTTATAGAGATTGTTTGTCACAGGTGTCACAGGACAGGTGTGGATGAgtaaatgaatgatggctgaattccatttataTTACGAGGACACGTGAACATAACAGAGCCATTGTTCATAATATTATTAGTAGCACCTGTGCTCTTCCTGCTGTGATGAGTCAGAATGTGCGCTTTGGATAAAATCTATGGATTTTTATTGGTGACATGGCTGTTAGACCACACGCAGCTTTTTAAAGCTGAAGGACATGACACAAAACTGATTTCCCCACTCTGTCTGCTGTAAGAGAAGTGGCCCACAGCTCAAGTTTTACTTCCTAGTGTTTACTCCATTTTTGAGCAAcgagtcagcagcagctctggttgGAGCGGTCGTGCACGTGCTGGCGGACGGATGCTGAAAAATTGCCAGTGTTTCACTAACTTAAaccaacagcagagaggaaatgtggaGAGACAGACTGTCTTTTGCTGTCTGAATGGACATTCAACGTGGTGTAACTGCACCTGCACTCAGGCTCACACCTTGCTGACAATATCGACTGCAGTAATCAACTTTAAAGTGTATCAGCAACACTGGCTGCTGGCTAGAAACGTCCTTCTCAGTAGTTCAGATGCCAAAGGTAAAGAGTAAATCGTACACTATATTTAATAATGTAAAACAGGAACTTCTCACCTCATCTTAAACAGAAAGTCTCCCATCAgccttgtgtttgcttttgcatAAGTTTATCTTTTAATTTGACTGAATTTTGTCTTTGGGTCATAGTTTCCTGCAGAATGTCAGACGCAGCAGACCGCCTCATATCCAAAGAGACACAGGACCCTCCTGGTTATGATGTgtcctcaccaccaccaccaccaccaccgtcataccaccaacaacaacctcCACCCTACTCTGCAGCCCCGGCAATGTACCCTCCACCCAAAGTCGAAATAACTACGTCTGGGTACGAGTCTTTCCGTGACATCTGCCCAGAGGCCGCGTCAGAAACAACTCCACTCACAGCTTCATCTTCTTTTGATGACAAGGCAGTGAGAAGAGGGTTTGTTAGAAAGGTTTGTATGAGTTTTAACGACTTCAGGCACATCTGCATATTCTATATATGACAAACAATCTGTGTGATTGGTTGGTGTCTGGTTTAGGTGTAAACAGTATTCAGTGTGTCCATGTTTTGCAATCTGCACCACAATTTCTCAACCTGGTGTCAGGACCCTCTACTGGATCATTTTACCTGCTCAGGCCTctaaaatctttttaaaataaatcaatctgGGATTGGTGCAAAGCATTAATCTCCTTCATTCAAAAACTATTAACTGACCAAGCGGGTACTTCAGtgtctaataataataataacagaagCCATCATGGCTGGTTCGAGGACAACAACGAGACTTTTACATGACAAGTGTCTCTCTAACTCCTGGACGAGTCGCTCCTGTTCCAGATGTGTTCATTTCACTGGTTTTGAACTAAATCTGTGTAATATTATTCATTTCATAAACATGTACATGTTTACAATTTTCAGGAGGTTTGGTCTACTTTGACTTCATCCTAGCAACACTTTGATTGGCAGAAGACATATTCTTTCCATGTACTGACAATGCAAAGCACATCAAAGCACATCAGGGTTTCAGAGCATTAGGTCAGACATGCTGGAGTCCCAGCAGCAAAGCTTCACTGCTTGGACCCCTTAATGAAGCCCCTCGTTTTCTGTGCAGGTGTTCAGCATCCTGActctccagctgctgttcaccttcagcgtggtgtgtgtgttcaccttcTCCAGCGTGGTCAAAGACGCAGTGCAGACCAACCTGTGGGCCTACCTCAGCTCCTTCATCGTCTTCGCCGTGGTGGCCATCGCCCTCAGCTGCTCCAAGTCCTTCAGTCGGCGTCACCCCTGGAACATCGTGGGACTGGTGGGTGACAAACACGGGAGCGTAAAGACCCAAATACTGTATCGAATGGGGAAATTCATTTTACACAACATACAGTAGATACTGTCAGTGATATCTATATAACACACTATTTAAGTAACAGACTGAAGGGACAGCTAGACAGTATGACTTGAGGTCACATCCTGCAGAGagaagtgaaaatattttggTCAAGCAGGCGGACTGCTGCCCCTAAGAAACTGGTCCATTATCAGCAGttctgttcttttgtttttattgtttccaGATAAAAAACCTCAGTTTCCTCTAAAGTTGTTTTCACATGCTTGCAGATTCACTCTGAGCCACTGAGGTTTTGTTGGCATGTAAAATTAGGACAGGCACTTCCTGTATTGTGACTGTTAATACACGATGCAGAGCATGGCACAAACACTGCAATAGAAAAGACTTTAAATATTCAAAGATATAAACAATCTGGACCCTAACAGGGGAGTCTCTCTTTGAAGGAGTTAAGCTTTAGAAAGCTTTTCCGAACAGTACTGAAGATGTTTAATATGCTGAACTTTGTGCCGACAGGTTGTGGTCACCCTCAGCTTGTCATACATGGTGGGAACCATCGCCTCCTTCCACGACACCACCGCTGTTGTCATCACTATGGGAGTGACGTTGGCCATTTCTGTGGCCATCATTGCGTTCTCCGCTCAGGTCAGACAGCCAGGCTGAGCCGAAGCGTGTATTTCTGTGTGCTTCTGTAACCTCTCGTCATGCTCTGTCTGTTAAAGCAGAGCTGTGTGCAGACCTCTCAGCTGCTCTATGTGTCAGCGTTGAAGTTACGGCTCTTAACTGTTTCCATATTTGACTTTAGGATGAGACATGATGCAAGTGCTGGAAAATAGTGGCCGAACTTGAACGTGGCACTGATCAGACACCTGACATACatttaatcagcaactattttgataactgatatacagttttatatatatttaaaaaatgtccaaaattcTTTGATCCAGTTTTTCCATTTAAGAGATTTGataggttttattttattctagCATTGTAGAGTTGTTGACTGAGTCCTGGACTGTTAGTCAActaaaacaagacatttctgGACTCTGGGAGAGAGAAGGACACTTTTCACAAATGTCTGCCTTTTTATGGtctaaaatgacaaatgatgagcagagagaaactcTTAAGATTAACTCAATATTAAAATTATCATTAGCTGCAGTCTGATCTACCTGTGAAGATCCATCTCAGCTGTATCCTCTGTACAAACAACATCTCTGAACTAAACAAGAccacagcactgcagctttttAATTCCAGgtcttatttaaaaaaaaaaaaaaaagtgttgagtTTGAGTCATTATGTGCAAATCCTGTGTTAAACACTGCGTTAGGAAGCCAGCTGCTGCTAAGATGCAGGGTGGCTCATTCGAGGCTGTACTACGAAGCTTGTGTACAATGAAGAATAATAACCAGAAGATCCAATgataaaaatgtagaaatatgTGAAATAATAATGCTTAAGTGTATATTGGCCCAGTGTTTAGGTGGGCTGTGTAATTTTTCACTAATTTTTCAtctaaaacatgtaaaatgcattttttgttgTAAATTGATCAGTGTGTCATGTACTGTCTTGATACTTGCTGTCTTTAATGTAAAGAACTTGAAATGATTtgggaaaagatgaaaatgaaaactactAAACTGATGAATCAATACTTTGATCTGCTCTGAATTATGGAGACGTTACATATGGAAAAGCTTTAGATTGAAATCTCTGGGCGCCGTCCAGCACTCacccagtctgtctgtgttctttgCAGACTCGTTATGATTTCACTATTTGTTACGGTGTCCTGCTGATTCTGGCCGTGGATGTGATCATGTTCGGGTTCTTCTGCACCTTCTACTACTCCTACATCACCGACGTCGCCTATGGATGTCTGGGCGCTCTGCTGTATTCACTGGTAAGTTAACAAAACAATATACCCTGACCCTGTGACGTGGTTTTAGAAGAGGAGTGTGGAGAAGCGGTGGAATAAGTGTCTTCATCAGACGCATTAAAGGCCCTGCCCTCCCACACAGGTGCTTTCTTTGACAGCTTCAACAGAAAAGCGATGACGAATGAACACAGTGTACATATGATGGCAGCCTTGAGAAGAGATTAAATCTGgcaaaacagatgaaaacaccCATGAACAATGTCTGAGGCCTTGTCCACGCGTATCCAGATAAACTCCTGTTTCTTTGTATAAAACAGAGCATTTGGGAAACAATGAAGTCATCACCGCAATGTACACTTGCCTCATTGTAGCTTTGTGTGATGAGCATCTGAAATAACAACAATGGTGGACTACGTGCCAGACAGGCGGTAAATAAGTACAAATAACTAATGAATTAGCTgctgattgtttgtgtttttaagtcacTAACTCCAAAGGAAAATAAACTCACACTATGTTCTGCGTGTTCCTCTCTGGTAACTGATGTATGCTTGATGTAGACTTTATCACCACCTACTGGCAGGCTTGTTCACTCGTTCATCACTCCTTATGTAAAAGACACTCAGTGGGTCATTGGCAGGTGTAGAACAGCACAGCAGTGGCTGCTGtgtcaataaaatgtgatggattgcattgtgggattgttagcaGAAAGCAGTGGACACACTCAAGTAAATGGTGGGAGGTAAATATGCAGCATGTCCCAAATCCACCCGACATGCAGATTCTAGGCATGTTTTCGCTTtggaaaagtgagaaaatgaatgatACTCAAATGAGACAGTAGCCTCCTGAATATGGCTGATTTCTGAATGTGCCTTTAATccacagaggaagtggaggagctgctcacagctgtaaaacattcaaataaagtGTGGGTGGTGGTGAAACAGCTAGCGGACTTGAAGGAAACGAGTCTGAGTGAGTGCAACGGTCAAAGCTCCAGAAGCCGGAGAGCGGATTTAATAAGTTTGATTTTTGGGGAATTCATCCAGTCACAAAGTAACGTccacagcagcattttaagtTAGACCAACCAGCTTTCAGAGACTTGATCTGATGACTCTAACAgggctttttcacagcagattttTTGACTCGTCACAGTGGGAGCAGCACAGCTGTTGCTCATCATATTAACGACGGTTTCGCTCTATTGAAGTGTCCCAGTGTGACCGTGAGCCAGCACAAACACCAcgaccctgaaactgaagcagccgAGCGGAATTCACCCAGCATTCATTTATCATTCATATGTGctcttcctgctgtgacatgtcaaaatagAGGATGTCATAATGTACTCTTATTTATCTGGTCTTAATCTCTCACCCTGTCCTAAacgttctcctcctcctcctcctcctcctcctcctctccctcccttcctgtctgtctcagttcCTGATGATCGACTGTCAGCTGCTGATGGGGATGATGAGCTACCGTCTGGACCCAGAGGAATACATCACCGCCGCTCTCACCATCTACCTGGACATCGTCCTGATCTTCCTCTACCTGCTGGGGAGGAGGTGAAACTGTATGCACGTCAcgcatgtacacaaacacattactgCACAGACTGACACTCCAAACTGTACCCACAACGAAAATGTCctttattattacttttattatGTATATATACTGAAATTATATGGATTATCAGATTTTGACAGAATCCTTTCTTTGTCTCAGttttacacaaataaaaatcGGTATGAAAAATTGTTGTACTGTgttgtttcatttaatttccagAACAGGAAACATTCAATGACATTTAGGTAATCATTTGGTATAAATGCTCACGTCAAAACTGCCTAAAGAACCTCCAAATCATTACGCTTTCCCATGAAAGTCAGAGAGTGATAGTCCAGTAGGTCGATAAGGCCGTTCATGTTTCATAAAGCACCAAAACAGAAATCGAAAGGCAATGAATGAATGCTATTCCACATGCAATAAAATACAGCTTACACTGTTTCGAGGACACAGACGATAAAAAGCAACAGGGACAAAAAAATAGTGCAAAATGTTCAACGTATTTTCTTCTTACTGTATCGCATGGATCCATCCTCATGTTTTACCTTCACCAAAGCCGAAGCCTCACTCTAATGTCAAAGCAGCATTCACGGTCATTTTACAGGGTCCAACATCATTTTCTGACTCAAAAAGAGCAAAGATGAAATGCTGTATCACTGGAGAACACagttttgttggtgtttttcttaCTTGAATTCAAAATTCACATCCCCATTTAAATAATGAGTGAGTTGTGTGAACTTGGGATCTGTCGAACCTCACTGTGGATATCACTGTAGGGCTGCAAGTAATGATCAATCTGCCGATCTGTTTtgcctataaaatgtcagaaaatagtgaaaaacgcCAGCTATAGTTTTCCACAGCCCAAGCTGACGTACTAaaatagcttgttttgtttgaccaacagttcaaaacccaaagacagcACATATGACAAAGAAAGGCAGGGATAgcttttggcatttttgcttgaaaaatgattaaCTGTCTATCGGCTGAACATCCTATCCCCAAAACCAAGACCTGAACAGTATTAACTGTACATGACAGGTGGCTGAGTGATACATCAGCCCTGCTCTGTGGACAGCAAATCCCACAGCTGCACTGTTTTGCACAGCCTCACCACAGTGAAGAGTAGTTGAACTTGATCCGCAGCAGGTACCTCATGCGGACCTGGGCAGGGTTGTAAACGATGAACTCATTATAGAGGAGGGAGTAACTGTTACGCTTACCCACCCCCGTCTTCACCCCGGGCCCCATCGGCACGGTCGCACCATtcctgagaaagagagagggatacGTTTATTTAAGGACCAATCAGGTGGTTTTAATACATGAAGTAAAAACTGCCTTTCCGTTACAAtacttttacatgttttaattgtctttgtactgttttctgtttactgagtatttgtcaaaaaggattagcagcCGTGCATCCACAGAGTACAGATCCACGTGTCCTAGAGTCCTGTTTTGAGCAACCATcagttcaaaacccaaagatgctGTTCCCAATCACAGAGAGCGAAGGAAACCGGCAAATATTCCCACTCTGTGTTCATCAACCTGCATTTTTCTTTGCTAATGTGATTAACAAACTCCCCCTCTCAGATAAGGGAATGAGTTTTGTTGTGTAACAGTGAGCACAGTTAAATCAATGTTTGGCCTGCATGAACTGTATCAGCGTAATGAGACAGACTAACAGTGTGACAGAGTTTTTGGGGTCAGGTCCGGTCTGTCCCAGGCCCTTGgtgctgtgttttccatcaggCAGATTGTTGGCCTCGTAGTCTGCATCCAGCAGCTCGTTACAGTCTCCCAGAGCGACCTGcgaccacacagacacacagcagggacGTTAAAACACTTCTGCACCACATTTAGGCCCAACATGTGACGTGATGTTCAGGTCCTGTTGGTTTTATTGTTAAGAGGAGTTGTGGACTTGTACTGGCGGGTGAACAGGACATGAAACAAACTGCCCCTAAGCACCAACTACTGGACCTTTGGCCTACAAACTAATTACTTAGTCATGAAGTTTCATGTGCTCGACCTTCATCAGGTATTTAGAAAAGCATTACAACAGCTCCATATATAGATATATCCTGAGTAAATCATCCAATCAGAGGACCACAGGAATTAGTTCAACTGGTGACAGAAACACCTTCACCAAACACATGCTGCCTCCCAGGTATGCATCCTCCAACACGTTGCACATTCAGAGTTTTTAGGAAACCTTTTTAGAGGAATGTTCTTTGCCAATGATGAGCTcacctcacacagcagcagcagtccaacGTGGTTGTGCTGATTGGCAAAGCAGTAGTTTGCACTCTTTGAAGACATGTCAGCGAAGTAGACACCTTTTCCGAACTAGACGAAAGAGAAACAGGGGAATTATtaatgctggaataaaatataTACTTAAAAACTCCTTGTAGTTTATGGATAatttcattccaaaatgctgaacataATAGTAAATGCATGTATTCTGCCATCCTTCCTACCATGTAACCGGTGACAGGAGCTTCAGGTGGAGCCACGCGGAGCCCCTGACTGAGGATGCCGACCCAGTTAGACAGACGGGACCCGTGCCACAAAAGAGTcctggcaggcagacagacagacagacagacagacagacagacagacacacagacagacttaGTGGGTTATGTGAGGAGAGCaccttgtttttatttacattattgtcAGGTGTAATGCAGGCAAATATGGAACCACAGTTCAACATCTGAGGGAACATGAACCTCTGCTGCTATGAGCCGCCGGGTGCACCGACAGTCTGACACTGTGTCTTACTTGTTGTGTATCTGTGAGAGGAAGTTGCTGCTCTCCCCGTCTCTGTCCACAGAGAAGATGTCAAGGATGGACATGGTGTAGTCAGAATGGGTAGGGGCGTGAGTGGACTGTAGATACTTGTCTATCACcttcacacagagaagaagaaagttttCAAGAAAAACATCTTAAGGCATCTTACGTTTCATTCATATGTCTTGACAGTCTAACACACCAAGAACGTACAGATCAGCCTGCAAACTATGAATGTTAGTGAGCCAAGAGCAAAGCGAATGTTTTGAACATCCTGACTGACTCGGACCCATCGGTGTATGACAAGCCAAACACTGACCTTGTAGTCATCGCTGCTGGAGtccagaggctgcagctggcATTGGAGGGAGCGATACTGTCTGTCCAGAGGATGCTCGTCACTATTTTCACTGGACTGGACCATTTTCACTGCTATCTGAATGTCACTCAGAgcctggaaaaaagaaatacgattaaaaaaaatacatattataGTATGGACTGCAGATTTAAGTGAAAACATCCATTAACGGAGAGCCCTTTTACCTCCAATAGTGCAATTTTTTCCTTTAGCTCATCTTCTGTCCGGATGACTGGAGGAGTTTTCAACCTGGAGGATTACATCTTTTAGTTAGGGCAAAATAAAGTACAATCCATTCAGACATCTTTCCAACAGCATTAGTGCATCTCTCTAACAATACAGCCACACATTCCCTACCCAAAGTCATGAGGGATGCGGGTGTAGAACTGGTTGCACGCTTCCAGCAGCTCGCGATTGCTACCCTTCTTCTTCAAACAATCCTCGATTTTCTTCAGCGCCGCGTAGCCCGCGTTGATCTGCTCCGTGGTCAGCTTGCCTGCAGGTAGAAAGGAAAAGAATTTGAAATGTGATGCCGCGAAAGGTTTGAAATGCTGGTTACATGTTTGTCACCAGCTGAATCTACTCACACAG
The Chaetodon auriga isolate fChaAug3 chromosome 12, fChaAug3.hap1, whole genome shotgun sequence genome window above contains:
- the LOC143328949 gene encoding protein lifeguard 1 yields the protein MSDAADRLISKETQDPPGYDVSSPPPPPPPSYHQQQPPPYSAAPAMYPPPKVEITTSGYESFRDICPEAASETTPLTASSSFDDKAVRRGFVRKVFSILTLQLLFTFSVVCVFTFSSVVKDAVQTNLWAYLSSFIVFAVVAIALSCSKSFSRRHPWNIVGLVVVTLSLSYMVGTIASFHDTTAVVITMGVTLAISVAIIAFSAQTRYDFTICYGVLLILAVDVIMFGFFCTFYYSYITDVAYGCLGALLYSLFLMIDCQLLMGMMSYRLDPEEYITAALTIYLDIVLIFLYLLGRR